Proteins from one Malaya genurostris strain Urasoe2022 chromosome 2, Malgen_1.1, whole genome shotgun sequence genomic window:
- the LOC131430690 gene encoding zinc finger protein 664-like: MEARCRLCFEQHKEMERIFPDNEDEDDIDCESQVAIKIFKCTSLQLPVDADDLTSKICKKCLSKLDDFFQFRVNCRKNNLLYIKQSSSITKHSQPFNYKNESDSDLILQNLDETLLRALEGKDVDSSSFEQSFGNEINPEDLLKINLSQHQDQSMAPEEIVSSSSARCKGCGDDFSSSVELTQHLEYCPSRLKSEAFDMHFASITAKEFNCYICNKSFTNIQEFKYHETQHSNLMMKCNFCLQTFSCSRTFKLHMDHHKMRNTLPDGRFKCDLCEATFKLYGNLIIHRRSHTGERPYPCSICGRAFSTSSNMKTHMNVVHSQDRPYKCQQCYKSFNSETRLRSHLETHSNAMGVGVSDFGNSELTSTCKICNKTFSHPSYLTIHYRVHTGERPYQCKFCSSAFATSGNLKVHMRIHATLKVRPYKCNLCTKSFLHASNLSVHKKTQHY, encoded by the exons atgGAGGCGCGTTGCAGGCTGTGTTTCGAACAGCACAAGGAGATGGAACGAATATTTCCAGATAACGAGGACGAAGACGACATTGATTGTGAGTCTCAGGTggcaataaaaatatttaaatgtaCTTCGCTTCAG TTGCCAGTGGATGCTGATGATTTGACCTCAAAAATATGTAAGAAGTGTTTATCAAAGTTggacgatttttttcaatttcgagtCAATTGTCGAAAAAACAATTTACTCTACATCAAACAAAGTTCATCGATAACTAAACACTCCCAGCCCTTTAACTATAAAAACGAGTCAGACAGTGAtcttattcttcaaaatttggatgaaactttactTCGCGCTCTAGAAGGTAAAGATGTAGATTCGTCTAGTTTCGAACAATCATTTGGTAATGAAATAAATCCCGAAGATTTATTAAAAATCAATCTTAGTCAACATCAAGACCAATCAATGGCACCAGAAGAAATAGTCAGTTCCAGCTCTGCTAGATGTAAAGGTTGTGGAGACGATTTTTCTTCTTCGGTAGAACTTACCCAACACCTAGAATACTGTCCTTCGCGCTTGAAGAGTGAAGCATTTGATATGCATTTTGCAAGTATAACTGCAAAGGAATTCAACTGTTATATATGCAATAAGAGCTTTACCAATATACAAGAGTTCAAATATCACGAAACGCAACATTCCAATCTGATGATGAAATGTAATTTTTGTCTTCAAACTTTTTCATGTTCGAGAACTTTCAAACTGCATATGGATCATCATAAAATGAGAAATACGTTACCCGACGGTCGATTCAAGTGCGATCTTTGTGAAGCCACATTCAAACTTTATGGAAATTTAATAATCCATCGACGTAGTCACACTGGGGAACGGCCATATCCGTGCAGTATATGTGGAAGAGCGTTTTCCACTTCCAGTAATATGAAAACGCATATGAACGTAGTCCACTCTCAGGATAGACCTTACAAGTGCCAGCAATGCTACAAAAGTTTTAATTCTGAAACCAGACTGCGTTCACATCTAGAAACGCACTCAAATGCTATGGGCGTTGGAGTTTCAGATTTTGGAAACAGTGAATTAACCAGTACATGCAAGATCTGCAATAAAACCTTCAGTCATCCatcgtatttgaccatccaCTATCGAGTGCACACCGGAGAACGTCCATATCAATGCAAGTTTTGTTCCAGCGCGTTTGCTACAAGTGGAAACTTGAAGGTTCACATGAGGATTCATGCTACTCTAAAGGTGCGACCATACAAGTGCAATCTGTGCACAAAGTCTTTCCTGCATGCCAGCAACTTGTCAGTCCACAAGAAAACTCAACACTACTAA